The Agromyces atrinae genome window below encodes:
- a CDS encoding alpha/beta fold hydrolase, with translation METTAVGDIVFFHGAGDGAYDIDSEMAADLRSRLGDGYSVVMPQLPEGDDADDRAWLATIERAIADAVPPVVLVGHSAGGYMLLKHLTTSPVTPPVAAICVIAAPFPAGDPDWTFDGFDLPEGIGDRLPPGAAVFLYASEDDEIVPFAHRDLYGRAIASAVTRTTAGGHQLGNDLSAVADDIRAIAERGR, from the coding sequence ATGGAGACGACAGCGGTCGGCGACATCGTGTTCTTCCACGGAGCAGGCGACGGTGCGTACGACATCGATTCCGAGATGGCGGCCGACCTTCGATCACGCCTCGGCGACGGGTACTCGGTCGTGATGCCTCAGCTTCCCGAGGGGGACGACGCCGACGACCGGGCGTGGCTCGCGACCATCGAGCGGGCGATCGCCGACGCGGTGCCGCCCGTCGTGCTCGTCGGCCACTCGGCCGGCGGCTACATGCTGCTCAAGCACCTCACGACCTCACCGGTGACTCCACCCGTCGCCGCGATCTGCGTCATCGCCGCGCCGTTCCCCGCGGGCGACCCCGACTGGACCTTCGACGGGTTCGACCTGCCCGAGGGAATCGGCGATCGACTGCCGCCGGGCGCAGCCGTCTTCCTCTATGCGAGCGAGGATGACGAGATCGTGCCCTTCGCGCATCGCGACCTCTACGGCCGAGCGATCGCCTCGGCCGTCACTCGCACGACGGCGGGTGGTCACCAGCTCGGCAACGACCTCTCAGCGGTCGCCGACGACATCCGCGCGATCGCGGAGCGCGGTCGCTGA
- a CDS encoding Rv0361 family membrane protein — MSFPKRMIAAAALGGAVLLLAACASPQSSTDTSDDPTQTVTEFLQSVQDGEYASALKLSTSSPADVACEPLAQNDQEGGGVNALKVADVTVSGDTATAEVSYYSGGEISESLELTRADGSWRVVLPESYRIALAFDAPVVAEADVNDGLCSVAVVDGAVDMVAWPGNYRIGITDPTGVLERFDEFLYAVPSGEVVGTVDPLALEAVPEVSLNDVASRADPLLGAAMAACIDSAFTGPTCPAGVIGADAPTGDAADLVTGQYSWIDRVWTDDGETWRFETRPGSISITTGGTPSVVEFTTTGTLSTDTNGDLVVDVDQS; from the coding sequence ATGAGTTTCCCGAAGCGGATGATCGCCGCGGCCGCCCTCGGCGGCGCCGTGCTCCTTCTCGCAGCGTGCGCGAGCCCGCAGTCGTCGACCGACACCTCCGACGATCCGACACAGACCGTCACCGAGTTCCTGCAGTCCGTTCAGGACGGCGAGTACGCCTCCGCGCTCAAACTCTCGACGTCGTCGCCCGCTGACGTCGCCTGCGAGCCCCTCGCCCAGAACGATCAGGAAGGCGGCGGGGTCAACGCGCTGAAGGTCGCTGACGTGACGGTATCGGGCGACACCGCCACGGCCGAGGTCTCGTACTACTCGGGCGGCGAGATCTCCGAGAGCCTCGAGCTCACGCGCGCCGACGGGTCCTGGCGCGTCGTGCTTCCAGAGTCCTACCGGATCGCTCTCGCCTTCGATGCTCCCGTCGTCGCCGAGGCGGACGTCAACGACGGCCTGTGCTCGGTCGCGGTCGTCGACGGAGCCGTCGACATGGTCGCCTGGCCCGGCAACTACCGCATCGGCATCACCGACCCGACAGGGGTGCTCGAACGCTTCGACGAGTTCCTCTACGCGGTGCCCTCCGGCGAGGTGGTGGGCACCGTCGACCCGCTCGCGCTCGAGGCCGTGCCCGAGGTGTCGCTCAACGACGTCGCGTCTCGTGCCGATCCACTCCTCGGCGCGGCGATGGCGGCGTGCATCGATTCCGCCTTCACCGGCCCCACGTGCCCCGCCGGCGTGATCGGTGCCGATGCTCCCACGGGCGATGCGGCCGACCTCGTCACGGGTCAGTACTCGTGGATCGATCGCGTCTGGACCGACGACGGCGAGACGTGGCGTTTCGAGACCCGCCCGGGTTCGATCTCGATCACGACGGGCGGCACCCCGAGCGTCGTCGAGTTCACGACGACGGGCACTCTCTCGACCGACACGAACGGCGACCTCGTCGTCGACGTCGATCAGTCCTGA
- a CDS encoding WXG100 family type VII secretion target codes for MTVADIKASGEALERAHVELVRAGHELEELLRTLDTKVDKLRGAWSGDASDAYEHAQREWTALLEEMRRLVADYGRRVHEVDDRYREASRTISQKIWR; via the coding sequence ATGACCGTGGCTGATATCAAGGCTTCCGGCGAAGCGCTCGAGCGAGCGCACGTCGAACTGGTCCGTGCGGGCCATGAGCTCGAAGAACTACTGCGCACGCTCGACACGAAGGTCGACAAGCTGCGCGGTGCGTGGTCGGGCGATGCATCGGATGCCTACGAGCACGCGCAACGCGAATGGACGGCGCTTCTCGAGGAGATGCGCCGACTCGTCGCCGACTACGGACGTCGGGTGCACGAGGTCGACGATCGCTACCGCGAGGCGAGTCGGACCATCAGCCAAAAAATCTGGCGCTGA
- a CDS encoding GAP family protein yields the protein MLAAFGHVLPLAVAMAFSSVPIMAAILILLSPDRRRAAIPFLGGFVLGLVLVVSVCALVAQSIPEPPARQPDVVVAVAEIVVGAALVLVGVLAWRRSRRSGPSVEPAWMQKIGSLGPIAAFGVAFVLGLRPKALLLAIAVGLAVRGAGLTIEESAIVIVAYSVVAASSVAVPIIVTLASPRRMEPRLVRARAWISGNSGVVTALIALLIGVVIVGAGLARF from the coding sequence ATGCTCGCTGCGTTCGGACATGTGCTCCCGCTCGCTGTCGCGATGGCGTTCAGTTCGGTGCCGATCATGGCGGCGATCCTCATCCTGCTCTCGCCCGATCGTCGTCGCGCGGCGATCCCGTTCCTCGGTGGATTCGTCCTCGGCCTCGTGCTGGTCGTCTCGGTGTGCGCTCTCGTCGCCCAGAGCATCCCCGAACCTCCCGCGCGACAGCCCGATGTCGTCGTCGCGGTGGCGGAGATCGTCGTCGGCGCGGCCCTCGTGCTCGTCGGCGTGCTCGCGTGGCGGCGCTCCCGGCGATCGGGCCCGAGTGTCGAGCCGGCATGGATGCAGAAGATCGGTTCGCTCGGTCCGATCGCCGCCTTCGGCGTCGCTTTCGTGCTGGGCCTCCGGCCGAAGGCCCTCCTCCTCGCGATCGCCGTCGGACTCGCGGTGCGTGGCGCGGGACTCACGATCGAGGAATCCGCCATCGTCATCGTCGCCTACTCGGTCGTGGCCGCGTCGTCGGTCGCCGTCCCCATCATCGTGACGCTCGCCTCGCCGCGCCGCATGGAGCCGCGCCTCGTGCGCGCCCGCGCGTGGATCTCCGGCAACAGCGGCGTCGTGACGGCGCTCATCGCGCTCCTCATCGGCGTCGTCATCGTCGGCGCCGGTCTCGCCCGATTCTGA
- a CDS encoding amidohydrolase yields the protein MSTDLLLRDIRPWGGPSVDILIVGDRIASLAPGIDAPEARVVDGRGLVAVPGFVNAHAHLDKSWLGRPWVSYGGEATTEGRIAHERAHRDELGIPSVATTTALLREMLRHGTTVYRTHVDVDLGVGLRGIADVREAVAGFDGAIEAEIVAFPQDGVLRRPGVIDLLDQAAAEGADHLGGLDPAGIDRDPVAHLDAIFAIAERRGVGLDIHLHDGGELGAFEYDLIIERTRALSLGGRVNIAHGFALGEVGAARQARLIDGLADARVSLTTVAPLRAAPLPLDALASAGVAVGLGTDGIRDLWGPFGDGDMLRLATRLAQLAGWRHDVDLEHAVHIATSGGAPFVGRPVHDLVEGARADIVLLDAENVPDALVRAPRRELVVAGGRVVVSDGELVD from the coding sequence ATGAGCACCGACCTCCTCCTCCGCGACATCCGCCCCTGGGGCGGCCCCTCCGTCGACATCCTCATCGTCGGCGATCGGATCGCATCCCTCGCACCCGGCATCGATGCGCCCGAGGCGCGCGTGGTCGACGGCCGGGGACTCGTCGCGGTACCGGGATTCGTCAATGCCCACGCTCACCTCGACAAGAGCTGGCTCGGTCGGCCCTGGGTCTCGTACGGGGGAGAGGCGACGACCGAGGGGCGCATCGCGCACGAGCGGGCGCACCGCGACGAACTCGGCATTCCGAGCGTGGCGACGACGACCGCCCTGCTCCGCGAGATGCTGCGCCACGGCACGACGGTCTATCGCACCCACGTCGATGTCGACCTCGGCGTGGGTCTTCGCGGCATCGCCGACGTGCGTGAGGCCGTCGCGGGGTTCGACGGTGCGATCGAGGCGGAGATCGTCGCGTTCCCGCAGGACGGCGTGCTCCGGCGGCCCGGCGTCATCGATCTCCTCGACCAGGCCGCCGCTGAGGGGGCCGACCACCTCGGCGGTCTCGATCCGGCGGGGATCGACCGCGACCCCGTCGCCCACCTCGACGCTATCTTCGCCATCGCCGAGCGCCGCGGCGTCGGGCTCGACATCCACCTCCACGACGGCGGCGAGCTCGGAGCGTTCGAGTACGACCTCATCATCGAGCGCACCCGCGCCCTCTCGCTCGGCGGTCGCGTCAACATCGCACACGGCTTCGCGCTCGGCGAGGTCGGCGCGGCGCGTCAGGCGCGGCTCATCGACGGACTCGCCGACGCGCGCGTGAGCCTCACGACGGTCGCGCCGCTGCGCGCCGCGCCCCTTCCGCTCGACGCGCTCGCGTCGGCCGGGGTCGCCGTCGGGCTCGGCACCGACGGGATCCGCGACCTGTGGGGGCCGTTCGGCGACGGCGACATGCTGCGTCTCGCCACCCGCCTCGCGCAGCTCGCGGGCTGGCGCCACGACGTCGACCTCGAGCACGCCGTGCACATCGCGACGAGCGGGGGAGCACCGTTCGTCGGACGCCCCGTGCACGATCTCGTCGAGGGTGCGCGGGCCGACATCGTGCTGCTCGACGCCGAGAACGTGCCCGACGCCCTCGTGCGCGCTCCGCGCCGCGAACTCGTCGTCGCGGGCGGGCGCGTCGTGGTCAGCGACGGAGAGCTCGTCGACTGA
- a CDS encoding MBL fold metallo-hydrolase yields MRLTKLEHAALVLDDSGKKLYIDPGAFTTPITESAGAVAIVITHEHPDHWAPEQLGRIVEANPSVRIFGPAGVASAIGEAFDVEVVSAGDSVEVEPFSLRFFGGAHAVIHESIPVVDNVGVLVDGSLYYAGDSFTIPEGVDVDLLAVPAGAPWLKISEAMDYVTAVAPRRAFPTHEMVLSKAGKDLSNARLRDVTEKAGGEYVALEPGDTLDL; encoded by the coding sequence ATGCGACTGACGAAACTCGAACACGCCGCCCTCGTCCTCGACGATTCGGGCAAGAAGCTCTACATCGATCCCGGGGCCTTCACGACGCCCATCACCGAGTCGGCCGGCGCCGTCGCGATCGTCATCACCCACGAGCACCCCGACCACTGGGCCCCCGAGCAGCTCGGTCGGATCGTCGAGGCGAACCCGAGTGTGCGAATCTTCGGGCCCGCCGGCGTCGCATCGGCGATCGGCGAGGCGTTCGACGTCGAGGTCGTGAGCGCGGGCGACAGCGTCGAGGTCGAACCCTTCTCGCTGCGCTTCTTCGGCGGCGCTCACGCCGTCATCCACGAGTCGATCCCCGTCGTCGACAACGTCGGCGTCCTCGTCGACGGCTCTCTCTACTACGCGGGCGATTCGTTCACGATCCCCGAGGGCGTCGACGTCGACCTGCTCGCCGTGCCCGCGGGGGCGCCGTGGCTCAAGATCTCGGAGGCGATGGACTACGTCACGGCCGTCGCGCCGCGTCGCGCCTTCCCGACCCACGAGATGGTGCTGTCGAAGGCGGGTAAGGACCTCTCGAACGCCCGGCTGCGCGACGTCACCGAGAAGGCCGGCGGCGAGTACGTCGCACTCGAGCCCGGCGACACCCTCGATCTCTGA
- a CDS encoding diacylglycerol/lipid kinase family protein translates to MIADPLRLVVAINPEAAFGRNRAVGPRVVEALLADGHDVVMLREANVELLRREAVAAIARGVDGLVMVGGDGMVSVGVNLVAGTGVPLGIVAAGTGNDMARGLGLPTDDTHAATSALREALRRPPRAIDAVRVHQGGLASWYSAVLSAGFDAVVNERANRMTRPRGPSRYILALLRELATFRPVDYVLTIDGVRREQKAMLVSVANNSSIGGGMRIVPHADVADGLLDVFIVHRISTLTLLRVFPKVFAGTHIDHPAVEFVTARTVRIEAEGIVAYADGERLGALPVDAEVVPGALRVFA, encoded by the coding sequence GTGATAGCGGACCCCCTGCGCCTCGTCGTGGCGATCAACCCCGAGGCGGCGTTCGGGCGCAATCGAGCGGTCGGCCCGCGCGTCGTCGAGGCGCTGCTCGCCGACGGCCACGACGTCGTCATGCTGCGCGAGGCGAACGTCGAACTGCTGCGCCGCGAGGCGGTCGCCGCGATCGCACGCGGCGTCGACGGACTCGTCATGGTCGGCGGCGACGGCATGGTCTCGGTCGGCGTCAACCTCGTCGCGGGAACGGGCGTTCCGCTCGGCATCGTCGCCGCCGGTACCGGCAACGACATGGCTCGCGGGCTCGGTCTGCCGACGGACGACACGCATGCCGCGACATCCGCCCTCCGCGAGGCGCTTCGTCGCCCGCCGCGCGCGATCGATGCGGTCCGCGTCCACCAGGGCGGGCTCGCATCGTGGTACTCGGCCGTGCTCTCGGCGGGATTCGACGCCGTCGTCAACGAACGCGCGAATCGGATGACGAGGCCGCGCGGGCCGAGCCGCTACATCCTCGCGCTGCTCCGCGAGCTCGCGACCTTCCGACCCGTCGACTACGTGCTGACGATCGACGGGGTCCGCCGCGAGCAGAAGGCCATGCTCGTGTCGGTCGCCAACAACTCGTCGATCGGCGGCGGCATGCGCATCGTGCCGCACGCCGATGTCGCCGACGGCCTGCTCGACGTCTTCATCGTGCACCGCATCTCGACGCTCACGCTGCTGCGCGTCTTCCCGAAGGTCTTCGCGGGCACGCACATCGATCATCCCGCCGTCGAGTTCGTGACGGCACGCACCGTGCGCATCGAGGCCGAGGGCATCGTCGCGTACGCCGACGGCGAGCGACTCGGGGCACTCCCGGTCGACGCTGAGGTGGTTCCGGGAGCACTTCGCGTGTTCGCGTGA
- a CDS encoding TIGR00645 family protein: protein MSAQPTPPARTFRTSPGSTVIGYSIFASRWLQAPLYLGLIIAQAIYVVVFMIELWHLMEEVFIQGHISEAEIMLAVLGLIDVVMIANLLIMVIIGGYETFVSRINVDGHPDQPEWLSHVNANVLKVKLAMAIIGISSIHLLKTFIEVGDIAGGRAGGEDTGENYTSERVFWQVVIHCVFILSALALALIDRMSYHRVSAHEVHDGVPVAYPASTSDTIAELEQKLAEARRSLETERR from the coding sequence GTGAGCGCCCAGCCGACGCCCCCTGCCCGCACCTTCCGCACGTCGCCCGGTTCGACCGTGATCGGGTATTCGATCTTCGCGAGCCGCTGGCTGCAGGCACCGCTGTATCTCGGCCTCATCATCGCGCAGGCGATCTACGTCGTCGTCTTCATGATCGAGCTCTGGCACCTCATGGAGGAGGTGTTCATCCAGGGGCACATCTCCGAGGCCGAGATCATGCTCGCCGTGCTCGGGCTCATCGACGTCGTGATGATCGCGAACCTCCTCATCATGGTCATCATCGGCGGCTACGAGACCTTCGTCTCGCGCATCAACGTCGACGGCCACCCCGACCAGCCCGAGTGGCTCTCGCACGTCAACGCGAACGTGCTGAAGGTCAAGCTCGCGATGGCGATCATCGGCATCTCGTCGATCCACCTGCTGAAGACCTTCATCGAGGTCGGCGACATCGCGGGCGGCCGCGCCGGCGGCGAGGACACCGGCGAGAACTACACGTCCGAGCGTGTGTTCTGGCAGGTCGTCATCCACTGCGTCTTCATCCTGTCGGCGCTCGCTCTCGCGCTCATCGACCGCATGTCGTACCACCGTGTCTCGGCGCACGAGGTGCACGACGGCGTGCCGGTCGCCTATCCCGCGAGCACGTCCGACACGATCGCCGAGCTCGAGCAGAAGCTCGCCGAGGCCCGCCGGTCGCTCGAGACCGAGCGCCGCTAG
- a CDS encoding TerC/Alx family metal homeostasis membrane protein, whose translation MDLALPIWFEVGSLVVITLILVGDLLLVIRRPHVPSLRESSLWVAFYVGLALVFALVMLSVAGGEFAGQFLAGWLTEYSLSIDNLFVFVIIMARFSVPRKYQQEVLMVGIILALILRGIFILLGAQLIENFSWIFYVFGAWLVYTAIQQVRGDHGDDDDKDSLIVRLVRKRVRVTDEYDGIKLRTTIAGQRYFTPMLIVFIAIGTTDLLFALDSIPAIFGITQSPFIVFTANVFALMGLRQLYFLLGGLLERLEYLKYGIAFILAFIGVKLVLHAMHANELPFINGGEHIEWAPEISTWTSLGVIVAAMAVATIASVVKARADAKKRGHTLSDEVPHFTED comes from the coding sequence GTGGATCTCGCCCTCCCGATCTGGTTCGAAGTCGGATCCCTCGTGGTCATCACGCTCATCCTCGTGGGTGACCTGCTCCTCGTCATCCGTCGACCGCACGTGCCGTCGCTCCGGGAATCGAGCCTGTGGGTCGCGTTCTACGTGGGCCTCGCGCTCGTCTTCGCGCTCGTCATGCTGAGCGTCGCGGGCGGGGAGTTCGCGGGTCAGTTCCTCGCGGGATGGCTGACGGAATACAGCCTCTCGATCGACAACCTCTTCGTGTTCGTCATCATCATGGCGAGGTTCTCGGTGCCCCGGAAGTACCAGCAGGAGGTGCTCATGGTGGGCATCATCCTCGCGCTCATCCTGCGCGGCATCTTCATCCTGCTCGGCGCCCAGCTCATCGAGAACTTCAGCTGGATCTTCTACGTCTTCGGCGCCTGGCTCGTCTACACCGCCATCCAGCAGGTGCGCGGCGACCACGGCGACGACGACGATAAGGACAGCCTCATCGTGCGGCTGGTGCGGAAGCGCGTGCGCGTCACCGACGAATACGACGGCATCAAGCTGCGGACGACGATCGCGGGGCAGCGCTACTTCACGCCGATGCTCATCGTCTTCATCGCGATCGGCACGACCGACCTGCTCTTCGCGCTCGACTCGATCCCCGCGATCTTCGGCATCACGCAGAGCCCGTTCATCGTCTTCACGGCGAACGTGTTCGCTCTCATGGGCCTCCGCCAGCTGTACTTCCTGCTCGGCGGTCTGCTCGAACGCCTCGAGTACCTCAAGTACGGCATCGCGTTCATCCTCGCCTTCATCGGCGTGAAGCTCGTGCTGCACGCGATGCACGCCAACGAACTGCCGTTCATCAACGGCGGCGAGCACATCGAGTGGGCGCCCGAGATCTCGACGTGGACCTCGCTCGGCGTCATCGTCGCCGCGATGGCGGTGGCGACCATCGCGAGCGTCGTCAAGGCACGCGCCGATGCGAAGAAGCGCGGCCACACGCTGAGCGACGAGGTCCCTCACTTCACCGAGGACTGA
- a CDS encoding VOC family protein — MTQEQQPPTPPPADRVRQLRLVVETDDFEEALVFYRDVLGLRPQAAFEGEDGARVAILHAGIATLELSNPAQVRMIDRVEADGRPSARIRLALEVDDSPAVTAELVEAGADLIAAPRETPWRSVNSRLHAPADLEVTLFQELEALEERTARSGFVSE; from the coding sequence ATGACTCAGGAACAGCAGCCCCCGACCCCGCCGCCCGCCGACCGTGTGCGCCAACTCCGACTCGTCGTCGAGACCGACGACTTCGAGGAGGCGCTCGTCTTCTATCGGGACGTCCTCGGTCTCCGCCCTCAGGCCGCGTTCGAGGGCGAGGACGGCGCGCGCGTCGCGATCCTGCACGCCGGCATCGCGACGCTCGAGCTCTCGAACCCCGCGCAGGTGCGGATGATCGACCGCGTGGAGGCCGACGGCCGCCCGAGCGCCCGCATCCGGCTCGCGCTCGAGGTCGACGACTCCCCCGCCGTGACGGCAGAACTCGTCGAGGCCGGCGCCGATCTCATCGCAGCACCGCGTGAGACGCCGTGGCGATCGGTCAACTCGCGTCTGCACGCCCCGGCCGACCTCGAGGTCACCCTCTTCCAGGAGCTCGAGGCGCTCGAGGAGCGCACGGCCCGCTCGGGCTTCGTGAGTGAGTGA
- a CDS encoding MerR family transcriptional regulator has product MRIGEVAARSGASIRSIRYYEECGLLDPVRSGSGQRHYDESSVERVVIIKQLLAAGLGTTAVADVLPCLAEPATQTSSVTARLRVERDRLSVEIADRLATRDALDAIIDAAPPLPR; this is encoded by the coding sequence GTGCGCATCGGAGAGGTCGCGGCGAGGAGCGGGGCGAGCATCCGCTCGATCCGCTACTACGAGGAATGCGGGCTGCTCGACCCCGTGCGAAGCGGTTCGGGTCAGCGCCACTACGACGAGTCGTCGGTCGAGCGCGTGGTCATCATCAAGCAGTTGCTCGCCGCCGGCCTCGGCACCACCGCCGTCGCCGACGTGCTGCCGTGTCTCGCCGAGCCGGCGACCCAGACGTCGAGCGTGACGGCGCGGCTCCGCGTCGAGAGGGACCGGTTGTCGGTCGAGATCGCCGATCGGTTGGCGACGCGCGACGCACTCGACGCGATCATCGACGCCGCGCCGCCGCTGCCGCGTTGA
- a CDS encoding PP2C family protein-serine/threonine phosphatase produces MIVERVMSVPGGSVRFRSSARSDIGLKRAVNEDSLSADAPVFLVADGMGGHARGDIASRTTVDVFREHIADDAPSTPERVLDAVHSSNDAVRDLSDEGDVGEMIAGTTLAGVAFVDAGAGEGCRWMVFNVGDSRVYSWQDGVLAQVSIDHSAVQELVNAGLIDAERAETHPDRNVITRAIGTDEYVDTDVWLLPADGVRSFLICSDGLTKELDDRAISEILAGCDAARDESGTLDSDSPADLLVAAALDRGGRDNISVVVVESLFTPDGTSAGQSPLA; encoded by the coding sequence GTGATCGTCGAGCGTGTCATGTCGGTCCCCGGCGGATCGGTGCGCTTCCGCTCGAGTGCGCGCAGCGACATCGGGTTGAAGCGTGCGGTCAACGAAGACAGCCTCTCGGCCGATGCCCCCGTCTTCCTCGTCGCCGACGGAATGGGCGGACACGCACGCGGAGACATCGCGAGCCGCACGACCGTGGACGTCTTCCGCGAGCACATCGCGGACGATGCGCCGTCGACGCCCGAGCGCGTTCTCGACGCCGTGCACTCCTCGAACGACGCCGTCCGCGACCTGAGCGACGAGGGCGACGTGGGCGAGATGATCGCCGGAACGACCCTCGCCGGTGTCGCATTCGTCGACGCCGGCGCGGGCGAGGGATGCCGCTGGATGGTGTTCAACGTCGGCGACTCGCGCGTCTACTCGTGGCAGGACGGGGTGCTGGCCCAGGTGAGCATCGACCACTCCGCCGTGCAGGAACTCGTCAACGCCGGTCTCATCGACGCCGAGCGCGCCGAGACCCACCCCGACCGCAACGTCATCACGCGGGCCATCGGCACCGACGAGTACGTCGACACCGACGTCTGGCTGCTTCCCGCCGACGGTGTGCGCTCCTTCCTCATCTGCTCGGACGGACTGACGAAGGAACTCGACGATCGGGCCATCTCCGAGATCCTCGCGGGGTGCGACGCTGCGCGCGACGAATCCGGCACCCTCGACAGCGACTCGCCCGCCGACCTCCTTGTCGCCGCGGCGCTCGATCGCGGGGGCCGCGACAACATCAGCGTCGTCGTCGTGGAGTCGCTCTTCACCCCGGACGGCACGTCCGCCGGGCAGTCTCCGCTCGCCTGA
- the leuC gene encoding 3-isopropylmalate dehydratase large subunit: MTEAPASTLPRTLAEKVWDAHLVSKGEDGTPDLIYIDLHLVHEVTSPQAFDGLRLAGRPVRRLDLTIATEDHNTPTLAIDKPIADLTSRTQIETLRKNCAEFGVRLHSLGDIEQGIVHVVGPQLGLTQPGITVVCGDSHTSTHGAFGAMAFGIGTSEVEHVLATQTLPLKPFKTMAINVEGTLRPGVTAKDIILAVIAKIGTGGGQGYVLEYRGSAIRALSMDGRMTICNMSIEAGARAGMVAPDQTTFDYLEGRAHAPEGSDWDDAVAYWSTLATDEGATFDAEVFIDADELEPFVTWGTNPGQGVSLSQSVPDPEQFADPNERAAAERALEYMDLQAGTPLKQIPVDAVFMGSCTNSRIEDLRAFASIVKGKQKADGVRVMVVPGSARVRLEAEAEGLDKVFTDFGAEWRFAGCSMCLGMNPDQLAPGERCASTSNRNFEGRQGKGGRTHLVSPLVAAATAIRGTLSSPWDLDNDHADAASGQTAEVGA, from the coding sequence ATGACCGAAGCACCCGCCAGCACCCTGCCCCGCACCCTCGCCGAGAAGGTGTGGGACGCACACCTCGTCTCGAAGGGCGAGGACGGCACCCCCGACCTGATCTACATCGACCTGCACCTCGTGCACGAGGTGACGAGCCCCCAGGCCTTCGACGGCCTGCGCCTCGCCGGCCGACCCGTGCGTCGTCTCGACCTGACGATCGCGACGGAAGACCACAACACCCCGACGCTCGCGATCGACAAGCCGATCGCCGACCTGACGAGCCGCACGCAGATCGAGACGCTCCGCAAGAACTGCGCCGAGTTCGGTGTGCGTCTGCACTCGCTCGGCGACATCGAGCAGGGCATCGTGCACGTCGTGGGCCCGCAGCTCGGACTCACCCAGCCCGGCATCACCGTCGTCTGCGGCGACTCGCACACCTCGACGCACGGTGCCTTCGGCGCGATGGCGTTCGGAATCGGCACGAGCGAGGTCGAGCACGTGCTCGCGACGCAGACCCTGCCGCTCAAGCCGTTCAAGACCATGGCGATCAACGTCGAGGGCACGCTGCGCCCCGGCGTGACGGCGAAAGACATCATCCTCGCCGTCATCGCGAAGATCGGCACGGGCGGCGGCCAGGGCTACGTGCTCGAGTACCGCGGCAGCGCGATCCGCGCCCTGTCGATGGACGGTCGGATGACGATCTGCAACATGTCGATCGAGGCCGGAGCCCGCGCGGGCATGGTCGCCCCCGATCAGACCACGTTCGACTACCTCGAGGGTCGTGCGCACGCTCCCGAAGGATCCGACTGGGACGACGCCGTCGCCTACTGGTCGACCCTCGCGACCGATGAGGGCGCGACGTTCGACGCCGAGGTCTTCATCGACGCCGACGAGCTCGAGCCCTTCGTCACGTGGGGCACGAACCCCGGCCAGGGCGTCTCGCTCAGCCAGAGCGTTCCCGACCCCGAGCAGTTCGCCGACCCGAACGAGCGGGCCGCCGCCGAGCGCGCGCTCGAGTACATGGACCTGCAGGCGGGTACCCCGCTCAAGCAGATCCCCGTCGACGCCGTGTTCATGGGCTCGTGCACCAACAGCCGCATCGAAGACCTGCGCGCCTTCGCGTCGATCGTCAAGGGCAAGCAGAAGGCCGACGGTGTTCGTGTCATGGTCGTGCCGGGCTCGGCGCGCGTGCGCCTCGAGGCCGAGGCCGAGGGGCTCGACAAGGTCTTCACCGACTTCGGCGCCGAATGGCGCTTCGCGGGGTGTTCGATGTGCCTCGGCATGAACCCCGACCAGCTCGCTCCCGGCGAGCGTTGCGCATCGACCTCGAACCGCAACTTCGAGGGTCGTCAGGGCAAGGGCGGTCGCACGCACCTCGTCTCTCCGCTCGTCGCCGCGGCGACGGCGATCCGCGGCACGCTCTCGAGCCCGTGGGACCTCGACAACGACCATGCGGATGCCGCGAGCGGCCAGACCGCGGAGGTGGGAGCCTGA